TGAAACGTGTAGAAGCGATCGAGTTCTCTGAATTCGATTGGGATCCGACCAAATACCAGAAGGTTCTGGTTACGCGAGAGATCGATTTCTTGCAGATCGCCGCGGCTTTGTTAGGGCCGCATTTGAGTCAACGTTCAGACAAACAAGGAGAAGACCGCACACTGGCCATTTGCATGATCGAGACCCAGATTGTCCGCGTGATCTACACGTCTCGCGGAAGTGTGTGTCGTATCATCACGGCCATGGCGGCAAGAAGGAATGAGCGAGAAGAATATCGTCAGATATTCGGCTGATGAAATCCGGGAATTGGTCCGGCAGGGCAGAGGCCGAACCAATCTTGAGCGGCTGGAAAGTATTACCGACGCC
The Mesorhizobium australicum genome window above contains:
- a CDS encoding BrnT family toxin, coding for MKRVEAIEFSEFDWDPTKYQKVLVTREIDFLQIAAALLGPHLSQRSDKQGEDRTLAICMIETQIVRVIYTSRGSVCRIITAMAARRNEREEYRQIFG